A region from the Armatimonadota bacterium genome encodes:
- a CDS encoding indolepyruvate oxidoreductase subunit beta, producing MKDPVSRIQDSGAAPIPASLPAFSPQPSALDPTSILIVGVGGQGTILAARILSRVALLAGKDVKFSETHGMAQRGGAVVTQVRIGDRIFAPTIDPGTADFILAFEQLEALRWSHMLKPDAAVIMSTQIISPMPVILGTAKYPQGVEKSVSRRGKVFAMDADRLACEAGNARAANVVLLGRLGRELGLPREIWEQALADTVKPKFLESNRRALAAGWEHQI from the coding sequence ATGAAGGATCCAGTATCCAGGATTCAAGATTCAGGCGCCGCGCCGATACCTGCGTCTCTCCCAGCCTTCAGCCCTCAGCCCTCAGCCCTGGACCCGACCTCAATACTCATTGTTGGTGTTGGCGGGCAGGGGACGATACTGGCGGCGCGAATTCTGTCCCGCGTGGCATTACTTGCGGGCAAAGACGTGAAGTTCTCCGAAACTCACGGCATGGCCCAGCGCGGCGGCGCCGTGGTGACCCAGGTGCGAATCGGCGACCGCATTTTCGCACCCACGATCGACCCGGGAACAGCGGATTTCATACTGGCTTTCGAGCAACTGGAAGCGCTGCGCTGGTCGCACATGCTGAAGCCGGATGCGGCTGTTATCATGAGCACGCAGATCATCTCGCCAATGCCGGTGATCCTTGGCACGGCGAAATACCCGCAGGGTGTCGAGAAGTCGGTGTCACGGCGCGGGAAGGTGTTCGCCATGGACGCCGACCGCCTCGCGTGCGAAGCCGGCAACGCCCGAGCCGCGAACGTCGTGCTTCTGGGACGTCTGGGCAGGGAACTGGGCCTGCCGCGCGAAATATGGGAGCAGGCGCTGGCGGACACCGTGAAGCCGAAGTTCCTGGAGTCGAACCGACGCGCCCTGGCCGCGGGGTGGGAGCATCAGATTTGA
- a CDS encoding BrnT family toxin, which yields MIFEWDPHKAGLNEAKHGVRFEEAASALADHLSLTNPDPLHSEEEDRFVTFGMSSRQRVIVVVHTAREGRIRLIGARVATPREVRAYEHNP from the coding sequence TTGATTTTCGAATGGGATCCTCACAAAGCGGGGCTGAACGAAGCGAAACATGGGGTGCGGTTTGAAGAAGCCGCGAGCGCCTTGGCCGATCACTTGTCGCTGACGAACCCGGATCCGTTGCACTCCGAAGAGGAAGACCGGTTTGTCACGTTTGGGATGTCTTCACGGCAGCGCGTGATCGTTGTCGTTCATACAGCGCGAGAAGGCCGAATTCGGCTGATAGGTGCACGCGTAGCGACACCGCGTGAAGTGAGAGCATATGAGCACAACCCTTGA
- a CDS encoding M48 family metalloprotease: MLINHSRILAVVVLAGLATGCSSSSSLFKPSVADQKKLGDQAAVDLEKQSKMVAGPRLARVEHVGQRLVNALPSNDRKTWDFRFHVIDSKEVNAFALPGGNMFIYTGLLDRIKTDDELAAVMGHEMTHVRKEHWANMAAKDQERSAGLGILLGVTRASRDWYNVAGVANSLVNLRYSRKDEDQADEGGLNNMVAAGYRPSGMLDLFHTLEVAAREGSTPTFLRDHPLTSTRIAKTKQRIARMNR; encoded by the coding sequence ATGTTGATCAACCATAGTCGGATCCTGGCGGTCGTGGTCCTGGCGGGCCTGGCCACCGGATGCAGCAGTTCGAGCAGCCTGTTCAAGCCCAGCGTGGCCGACCAGAAGAAGCTGGGCGACCAGGCCGCCGTGGACCTCGAAAAACAGAGCAAGATGGTCGCCGGACCGCGCCTAGCCCGCGTGGAGCACGTTGGACAGAGGCTTGTGAACGCCCTGCCGTCCAACGACCGCAAGACGTGGGATTTCCGGTTCCACGTCATCGACAGCAAGGAGGTCAATGCCTTCGCGCTTCCAGGCGGCAACATGTTCATCTACACCGGCCTGCTCGACCGCATCAAGACGGACGATGAACTGGCCGCGGTGATGGGGCACGAGATGACGCACGTCCGTAAGGAACACTGGGCCAATATGGCCGCGAAAGACCAGGAGCGCTCGGCCGGGCTTGGAATCCTCCTGGGCGTTACGAGGGCCAGCCGCGACTGGTACAACGTGGCCGGGGTGGCTAATTCCCTGGTGAACCTCCGGTACTCCCGCAAGGATGAGGATCAGGCGGACGAAGGCGGCCTGAACAACATGGTCGCCGCAGGGTACAGACCCAGCGGTATGCTGGACCTGTTCCACACCCTGGAAGTGGCGGCCAGGGAGGGCAGCACGCCCACCTTCCTGCGCGATCATCCGCTGACCTCCACA
- the iorA gene encoding indolepyruvate ferredoxin oxidoreductase subunit alpha: MSKELLSGNEAVARGAYEYGVRVAAAYPGTPSTEILENIARYDDIAAQWSPNEKVALEVAIGGSMAGARSLAAMKHVGVNVAADPLLTLAYTGVNGGIVLVSADDPGIHSSQNEQDNRFYGRFARIPVLEPSDSQECKDLVRAALEMSEQLDTVVILRTTMRISHSKSLVEIGERTPCELRPYKKDVRKYVMIPGHAKLRQPDVLARFDRMAAWSETTPINRIEWGDRKLGIITSGISYQYVKEARPDASVLKLGCSYPLPEKLVREFAEGVEKVVVVEELEPFLAENVRLAGVKIVPLGLPRIGELSTTMVKTAIAKAMAEPPPPPAPFAPEEAAGRPPVLCPGCPHRGVFLTLNRLRLIVTGDIGCYTLAALPPLNALDMFMDMGASIGLALGMEKADPANAKKTVAVIGDSTFLHSGMTGLLDMVYNGSHGTVLILDNATTAMTGHQDHPATGKDAKGRPAPQAVLEDICKGLGVRRIRVLDALDIEGLEQALKEETQAPEVSVIIARRPCVLLTTLEGRAVKVVDEACASCQMCMDPGCPAISWSDDERPVINEGMCTSCGLCVTVCQTGALEL; encoded by the coding sequence TTGAGCAAGGAACTGCTCTCGGGCAACGAGGCCGTTGCGCGGGGCGCTTATGAATATGGGGTCCGGGTGGCGGCGGCGTATCCCGGCACGCCCAGCACTGAAATTCTGGAGAACATCGCGCGGTACGACGATATCGCCGCGCAATGGTCGCCTAACGAGAAGGTTGCGTTGGAGGTCGCCATCGGCGGGTCCATGGCCGGCGCCCGTTCGCTGGCGGCTATGAAGCACGTCGGCGTGAACGTGGCTGCCGACCCGCTTCTCACCCTCGCTTACACCGGCGTTAACGGCGGCATCGTGCTCGTCAGCGCGGACGACCCGGGGATCCACTCGTCCCAGAACGAGCAGGACAACCGTTTCTATGGCCGCTTCGCGCGAATTCCTGTGCTAGAGCCATCCGACAGCCAGGAATGCAAGGATTTGGTGCGCGCGGCGCTTGAAATGTCCGAGCAGCTGGACACGGTAGTGATCCTCAGGACCACTATGCGCATTTCGCACTCGAAGAGCCTCGTCGAGATCGGCGAGCGCACACCCTGCGAACTGCGGCCCTATAAGAAGGACGTCCGTAAATACGTGATGATCCCGGGGCACGCCAAACTCCGGCAGCCGGATGTGCTGGCGCGGTTCGACCGAATGGCCGCCTGGTCCGAAACAACGCCGATCAACCGGATCGAATGGGGCGATCGCAAACTCGGCATCATCACCTCCGGGATCTCCTATCAATACGTGAAGGAGGCTCGCCCGGATGCCAGCGTGCTGAAATTGGGGTGCTCCTACCCGCTACCGGAGAAGCTGGTCCGCGAGTTCGCGGAGGGCGTTGAGAAGGTGGTCGTGGTCGAGGAGTTGGAGCCGTTCCTCGCGGAAAATGTTCGACTGGCCGGCGTAAAAATCGTGCCACTCGGCCTGCCGCGCATCGGGGAGCTTTCCACAACGATGGTGAAGACGGCGATCGCCAAAGCGATGGCTGAACCGCCGCCGCCGCCCGCGCCGTTCGCGCCGGAAGAGGCCGCGGGACGCCCTCCGGTGTTGTGCCCGGGCTGTCCGCACCGCGGCGTGTTTCTCACGCTGAATCGATTGAGGCTGATCGTAACCGGCGATATCGGCTGTTACACGCTCGCCGCGCTGCCGCCGCTCAACGCGCTGGACATGTTCATGGACATGGGGGCCAGCATCGGCCTCGCGCTGGGCATGGAAAAGGCGGATCCCGCGAACGCGAAGAAGACCGTCGCAGTGATCGGCGATTCAACGTTCCTTCACAGCGGGATGACCGGCCTGTTGGACATGGTCTATAACGGTAGCCACGGGACGGTTCTGATCCTGGACAACGCGACCACCGCGATGACGGGTCATCAGGACCACCCGGCAACAGGAAAGGATGCCAAGGGGCGTCCGGCGCCGCAGGCCGTGCTCGAGGATATCTGCAAGGGCCTCGGTGTGCGCCGGATCCGCGTGCTGGACGCGTTGGATATCGAGGGGCTTGAGCAAGCCCTCAAGGAAGAGACGCAGGCGCCCGAGGTGTCCGTCATTATCGCGCGGCGGCCGTGCGTGCTTCTCACGACCCTCGAGGGCAGGGCCGTCAAAGTGGTGGACGAAGCGTGCGCCAGTTGCCAGATGTGCATGGATCCCGGCTGCCCGGCCATTTCCTGGAGCGATGATGAGAGGCCAGTGATCAACGAAGGGATGTGCACCTCGTGCGGCCTGTGTGTCACCGTTTGCCAGACGGGAGCGCTGGAGCTATGA
- the trmD gene encoding tRNA (guanosine(37)-N1)-methyltransferase TrmD, which translates to MRVDIVTIFPEMLDGVLNNSMLKIGRDKGLLDLRAVNLRDYTTDKHHQTDDTPFGGGAGMVMIPDPIFRCVEDLTAGETGARVVLTTPGGKPYTQRKAEEFAACGRLVILCGRYEGVDDRVREHLVTDEVSIGDYVLTGGEIAAMAIVDSVARLIPGVLGRGESFEEESFSEGLLEYPHFSKPAEYRGWRIPEILLGGNHEAIRRWRRKESMRLTLERRPDLLKRHNFTHEDRKLLVEIEAELGLRAL; encoded by the coding sequence CTGCGTGTAGACATAGTGACCATCTTCCCCGAGATGCTCGACGGCGTGCTGAACAACTCGATGCTCAAGATCGGCCGGGACAAGGGCTTGCTCGATCTGCGCGCGGTGAATTTGCGCGATTACACCACGGATAAACACCACCAGACGGACGACACGCCGTTCGGCGGCGGGGCCGGCATGGTGATGATCCCGGATCCGATTTTCCGTTGCGTGGAGGACCTGACGGCGGGCGAAACCGGCGCGCGTGTAGTGCTCACCACGCCCGGCGGCAAGCCCTATACGCAGCGCAAAGCCGAGGAGTTCGCCGCGTGCGGCCGCCTGGTCATCCTCTGCGGGCGTTACGAAGGCGTGGATGACCGGGTGCGGGAACATCTGGTGACCGACGAGGTTTCTATCGGCGACTATGTGCTCACCGGTGGCGAGATTGCGGCAATGGCGATCGTGGACTCCGTGGCGCGGCTCATCCCGGGCGTGCTGGGCCGCGGCGAGTCGTTCGAAGAAGAATCGTTCAGCGAGGGGCTGCTCGAATACCCGCATTTCAGCAAGCCGGCGGAGTATCGGGGGTGGAGGATACCCGAGATTCTGCTGGGCGGCAACCACGAGGCGATCCGCCGCTGGCGCAGGAAGGAGAGTATGCGCCTGACGTTGGAGCGCCGGCCGGACCTCCTGAAGAGGCACAATTTCACGCACGAGGACCGCAAGCTTCTGGTCGAGATCGAAGCCGAACTGGGGCTACGGGCGCTATAG
- a CDS encoding phosphatase PAP2 family protein: MAWDVRTLFWMNGHHCVALDAVLYPISYLGEHGLLLAMLVLGTLVGAPRGRWKEWAAVGVALLLADRLLFELVALYGFRERPFLALDGVRQVGPLWYTSSFPSGHAHYAWLVSVLLGARRPIWLAALIPFTLLTCYSRPYLGMHYPSDVIAGSAFGVVSGFAFLAVQRWWREHLAGTPAHVDAPPPPLGHPQSS; encoded by the coding sequence ATGGCTTGGGATGTACGCACCTTATTCTGGATGAACGGGCACCACTGCGTTGCGCTCGATGCCGTGCTGTATCCGATCTCGTACCTCGGAGAGCACGGTCTTCTGCTGGCGATGCTGGTCTTGGGCACACTCGTCGGAGCGCCCAGGGGGCGCTGGAAGGAATGGGCTGCCGTCGGCGTCGCGCTCCTCCTGGCGGACCGCCTTCTGTTTGAGCTTGTGGCGCTTTACGGATTCCGCGAGCGGCCCTTCCTTGCGCTCGATGGTGTGCGGCAGGTGGGGCCGTTGTGGTACACGAGTTCTTTTCCGTCCGGCCACGCCCATTACGCCTGGCTTGTGTCCGTGCTGCTCGGAGCCCGCCGCCCCATCTGGCTCGCGGCGCTGATACCGTTTACGCTCCTCACCTGCTACTCGCGGCCTTATCTCGGGATGCACTACCCCTCAGACGTCATCGCAGGTTCCGCGTTCGGAGTTGTGTCGGGGTTCGCGTTCCTGGCGGTCCAACGATGGTGGCGGGAGCACCTGGCTGGCACACCGGCGCATGTGGACGCCCCGCCCCCTCCGCTTGGCCATCCGCAGTCATCCTGA
- the rhaD gene encoding bifunctional rhamnulose-1-phosphate aldolase/short-chain dehydrogenase, with translation MQPIVNLWNDSEAAALGDVDILAYVSRLLGADPSLVVWGGGNTSIKTSETDFRGRHVAVLRVKGSGSDLKAAKPADFPAVFMDDLLPLLNRGAMNDEEMVSWVNHSLLEPNSPRPSIETLLHAFVPAKCVLHSHADAIVALTNNERGEEVIREVFGEDLGVIPYIRPGFRMSQMVGEAARKNPALKGVVLMNHGLVTWHDDPREAYALHVEMANRAVAGIRHPAFSIQTPESVLDAECRMQNAASLAPTLRGLLGADKRVVMRYDDSEDVLRFVNWDRAPEATRKGAATPDHILSSKRRPMWVIADNPADIESLRTAAREGLEDWHRDYRQWYETFNSGEEMLPPYPRVILVKGLGMFTAWDNSARAVIPADIYHHTISIIEAAESIAPYRSQSDADAFASEYWPLELYKLTLAPPEKELARRVALVTGAAGAIGAGIARKFAAAGAHVICADLDLPKAPSLASDITAANKANPALAVEMDVTSEPSVQAAFRQIALAYGGIDILVSNAGIAHSCPIDCLELADWQRSLDVNATGHFLVAREALRMMKQQGTGGSLVFIATKNVTSPGKDFAAYSAAKSAEAQLAKVLALEAGPFGIRSNMVNPDAVFEGSGLWSDEVREQRAKAQGIRPEEIEEFYRKRNILQANVTAEDVAEAALFLASDRSAKTTGAMIPVDGGIKDAFPR, from the coding sequence ATGCAACCTATCGTGAACCTGTGGAACGACTCGGAGGCCGCCGCGCTCGGCGACGTCGATATCCTCGCCTATGTGTCCCGTCTGCTCGGCGCGGATCCCAGCCTCGTCGTCTGGGGTGGAGGCAACACATCCATCAAGACCAGTGAGACGGATTTCCGAGGCCGCCACGTCGCGGTGCTCCGCGTGAAAGGCAGCGGCAGCGACCTCAAGGCCGCCAAGCCCGCCGATTTCCCTGCGGTTTTCATGGACGACCTGCTGCCGCTGCTCAACCGCGGCGCGATGAACGACGAGGAGATGGTCTCGTGGGTGAACCACTCCCTCCTCGAACCGAACTCGCCGCGCCCGAGCATTGAGACGCTCCTCCACGCCTTCGTGCCCGCGAAATGCGTTCTGCACAGCCACGCTGACGCCATCGTGGCGCTCACCAACAACGAACGCGGCGAAGAGGTTATCCGCGAGGTATTCGGCGAAGACCTTGGCGTCATCCCGTACATTCGGCCCGGCTTCCGGATGTCTCAGATGGTCGGCGAGGCAGCCCGCAAAAACCCGGCGCTGAAAGGCGTCGTCCTGATGAACCACGGGCTGGTCACATGGCATGACGACCCGCGCGAAGCCTATGCGCTGCACGTGGAAATGGCGAACCGCGCCGTTGCCGGCATCCGGCATCCTGCATTCAGCATTCAGACTCCAGAGTCCGTCCTGGATGCTGAATGCAGGATGCAGAATGCTGCGTCTCTCGCGCCGACGCTGCGCGGCCTTCTGGGCGCGGACAAGCGCGTGGTGATGCGGTACGACGACTCCGAAGATGTCCTTCGGTTCGTGAACTGGGACCGCGCGCCGGAAGCGACCCGGAAGGGCGCCGCCACGCCGGACCACATCCTCAGCAGCAAGCGCCGTCCGATGTGGGTGATCGCGGACAACCCGGCCGACATCGAAAGCCTCCGCACCGCCGCGCGGGAAGGCCTGGAGGACTGGCACCGCGATTACCGCCAGTGGTACGAAACGTTCAACTCCGGCGAGGAAATGCTGCCGCCGTACCCCCGCGTCATACTCGTGAAGGGATTGGGCATGTTCACCGCGTGGGACAACTCGGCCAGGGCCGTTATCCCGGCGGATATCTACCACCATACCATCTCCATCATCGAAGCGGCGGAAAGCATCGCCCCGTACCGAAGCCAGTCCGACGCCGACGCCTTCGCCTCGGAATACTGGCCGCTGGAACTCTACAAGCTCACGCTCGCGCCGCCGGAAAAGGAACTCGCCCGGCGCGTGGCGCTGGTGACGGGCGCCGCCGGCGCGATCGGCGCGGGCATCGCGCGCAAGTTCGCCGCCGCGGGCGCACACGTAATCTGCGCCGATCTCGACCTGCCGAAAGCGCCATCGCTGGCTTCTGACATCACCGCCGCGAACAAGGCGAACCCCGCGTTGGCCGTCGAAATGGACGTCACGAGCGAGCCGTCGGTCCAGGCAGCGTTCCGGCAGATCGCTCTGGCGTACGGCGGCATCGACATTCTCGTTTCCAACGCCGGCATCGCGCATAGCTGCCCCATTGACTGTCTGGAACTCGCCGACTGGCAGCGAAGCCTCGATGTGAACGCCACCGGCCATTTCCTGGTAGCGCGCGAAGCGCTGCGGATGATGAAGCAGCAGGGGACCGGTGGAAGCCTTGTTTTCATCGCGACCAAGAATGTCACCTCGCCCGGAAAGGACTTCGCGGCCTACAGCGCGGCGAAATCCGCCGAGGCGCAATTGGCGAAGGTTCTGGCGCTGGAGGCGGGCCCGTTCGGCATCCGCAGCAATATGGTTAATCCGGATGCGGTATTCGAGGGCAGCGGATTATGGTCGGACGAGGTGCGGGAGCAGCGTGCGAAGGCGCAGGGTATCCGGCCGGAGGAAATCGAGGAGTTCTATCGGAAGCGCAACATCCTGCAGGCGAACGTAACGGCCGAGGATGTGGCGGAAGCGGCGTTGTTCCTGGCATCGGACCGCAGCGCCAAGACGACGGGCGCGATGATCCCGGTTGACGGCGGGATCAAGGACGCGTTTCCTCGGTAG